The sequence caatattcagagtttttatttcattagcgtcatcagatagtgctaagcatatgttaatgaggcaaaaagtgtaaacaaagattcgcctattgctACAATGAAATGTAAGGCACAGTAATTAAGCAAGAGTCGGCACCCATCAGTAGaccgattcggctaactcaatgttgtaaccAATTCAAATCTTTTGGGAATTAAACGGTTTTTTCCAAGTATTTCCAAATCATTTAAATGGATGCTACATTATCGtgcaaatgaaacacacaaagaaccttaaccccgagAGATTTGAATTATTACATTAAGTTCGCCGAATCGGTCCATAACGACGTCTAGCATGTTCCAATATACACACAGTCAGAGTTAGTTGAAAGACTCTCCTTCAAACTGTGATTCAGCtccaaatttttcttttcaggggGGGTTACAAAGGAGACCGATTCAGtagttttcacgttacgtcatagccgccatgttggtggacgaaaacaaaagattgctCATTAGCTTCTtatgttcgtccaccagcaattgtacattgcagcattgttatctgtgtccctagagattggttgcaaaccacctatggTGACGACAAAAATCGAGGCTTTCACCAACAACTCCACTACTTTTAAGGGTCCAGAGAGAGGAACCTGGAAACGAAGTTGAAACAACATGGCTGGAACCAGCTCGTTGGTTTTCTTTAAACTATTCAGCTGTTTTTTTGAACTGGCAACGGACCACACTGcggtagcaagggtaatataagtgagGGGGAGGGGCACGCAAAGCGCctgaggcgcgagccgctagggggatCTGGGGGCAtactcccccagaaaattttgaaatctataggcttggaaatgctatttccagcgttttccaagagctatttgtgatttacgcatatcgcgaattatttacttcgtacactgtctcagcaaaccaatgcacattaaGAGTATAACCcctgcaacgtcaattacaaaacaGAGAACCGTCTCTagctgtatcttgaaaccaccAAATGTTTCACCATTAAGAGGTGTCagagtaagttcgtagttattaaactgtctgagttgccttagaggcaaacgtagacttcatcggcaggtcgttttttgaaaccttcccaaacagttgctagATAATATTTTATCTACCCCATTAATtcttatacaggtctgtttttactttttaggaaaaaaaactgggggggggcacgggcccccccggcccctccccttgctacggcactggacCGTTGGCATCCTCTTTGATTCGGGGACTGTACACAACAACAGGAAGCCCATGACTTTCGGTTTCCCGTTTGAACTGCACATCCAAAATGTAACTGAACAATTAGAGAGCTTTACAGTTTTACCTATGGATATTCTAACAAGAGAGGCTCTAAATGCCTGCTTTACTGTCTTCAGCTTCAGACGGCCCTTGTCAAgaagaaaattgttttgttcCACTGCTCCAGTCAATTCATCTGTCCATACTACTGTGACAAACTcttaaaatcaaacaaaaatgcatTTGTTAGACTTCCATAGCTGTTTCACAAGGTAAAGGAAATTGATATGAAATGGGCAAAATTTTCCTCGCATACTGCAGGAAGTAGTGTTTATGTATCTTCTGGTAGGGGTTGGGGAGGGGGGGAGAGGAAGAAATTGACTTTGGCCAGTTTAACATTTCACAAAATTCAACAGATTCTAGGAAAACTTTGAAGGCGGCACACTAAGTTCCTATCTTTTCAGCACATTGAAATCCTGCTTGACATGGTTAATAGCTGGATAGGTGACCATATGGGAATAATATGTGTTACAAAATCAGGCATAATTGTCATATGTGTAGGTATATATCCTGAATATTGATAGATGAAGATGATGAGTTGAGTGTGGGTGAGATCAGACATTAGCATATGAAGGCACTATTTAGGCACATTAGTGATCTCACCCAATCCATGAATGTTGGAGATATAAATGTAAGGACAGAGCACCACACTGGGAACTATGTGCcatactctttacgaatagtggtTGGGTTCTTTATCATCCCACATGCTAATGTGTGCACTAAGGGGCTGTGAGAGAAGGCCTATGGTTTattgtccttatccgagaagactactgagtctaaccatttgcagatgtaattacaaagacagcagtTTGTCCTCAGTTATTTatagaccctgagtgttggtctggccagggtttgaacccatgacctcccgCATGCTATGCGAATGCTCAACCAAGCGAGCCAATTTACCTGAATCGTATTCTCACTGGGTACTGCTGTACTCCAGTTTTTCCTCCCTCATTAAATATTAACCTTGCATGCATGTACATATCTAATAGTAGAAATTACCTCACAAACTGTACCTGCACTTTCTGGAAATGGATACAAGGCTTGATTGGGTCCAATTGCATTCATCCTCTTCTCTAAACTCAagagtttttcttttaactttgaaAGTGATGAAGACATCACTGCTTTGATTTCATTGCTGTCTCCTaagcaattattattgttgaagtgttctaaaaaaaaaattacgatgCAGGTAATGGTTACCGTAATGAAAAGTTAAACAACCTCAAAACTCTCACTAAGATCATAAGAAAAGATTATAAGCGCATTGTATTAATGTGGGAATGCAATCTCTAGACAGAAAATGACCTAAATTATTTGAACAACTCCAAGGAAAGCAAACAGTGTGCACTTTTAGCAGCTCGCATTCATAGGATGATTTGCTTTGAAAAAATACACAAATGCAAAATATTGATCAAAATCATGTGTTATACCTGAAAACGTTTCTTCGGACTCTCCATTGAACTCTAAAGAATTGCTGGGTTTCAGCTCAGATATCAGCTTAGGAATTTCATCCCTTGTTAGCATTGTGCTTAATCCTCTTGTAACACTTCCATCTGGAAGTCTCAATGATGATAAAGTGTCACAATTTAACAACTCAACACCCTTATCCCCACTAACGTTGAAACCTTCTCGCTGGTTTATGCAATGTTCTTTATCTTCTGGTTGATGAAACTTGTCTTCCAATTTCTCAATTTTGCCATTGCCAAATTCCATCCTCAAACACCGCAAACTCATATCGTAATGTTCAGTGAACCCTGAAGGTGGAAATGCAATGCTGGATAACCTTTTAGTTTTTCCAAGTAGAACAAGTAAGCTGTCTGTATTACCAGGAATAAGGCATAATCCCTTTGGTTTTGTATCAGGATTCAGCTCCAGTATTTCTTTGGCCTTAAACTCAGCTTTGCTATTCAGATTGTCTAGCAGAAGACCAAAACAGTGTAGTTTGCTACTGCAATGGCTTCCTACCACAACTACATCTGATTCAGGCTGCAATAAAAAAGGGACACAGTTAGAAGAACAGAGTGCATGTTGTTGAGATCTTCTTTAACACAGTGTCATGGACACGTCTTATGAGCTGAAGAAGTGAGAAAGAGTCCATTCATCCAGACTCCCTTAATATAGTATTACTTACTACTTGTTCAGGTAAGAATTTTTTGATAAGTGCAGTCTCTTTGTTTCGTGTATTAAATATTCATGCTTTCACACGCAAGCTTTGAATCTGAATTTCTGAACACTTTCAAAATAATGCTAGCAAGTGTCCTATACTCATTTTTGGCAAAAAGAGAGAGACATACtgaatgttttttggagccagaCATTTcgatgtatgaaatgtttcattgtaaaataattaaaagtttattaaAAGACAAATTGGAAACAAGTCCTGAAACAATGTCATTCCAGGTGCATTTCGGGTGACCTTATTCTTGTTGCACCTTCAAAACGAAGGGGTCTCGAGGCACAAAGCTTTATTACTTATATTTCAATTCTTATCCCCTTTACAAGATAAGAAAAGACCAGTTTTACAGAGTAAGCTGGTCGGAGTGTTAGAAATGGCTTTACGGAACCCAATTGTTTTCGGGATGTTTGAGAAACAGGGCCAGAGGTCTTGCATGAGATATATTTTAACAGTTTAAtttctaaataattattattgtcaaggAAATATAATATTTGAAGCAGAATTTTAGTATCACAAGGTTTCCGCAAACCATTCTCAAGTTACAAACCTGAAATAAGAGCAAGTCTGGAGAAACAAGTCCCTTCACTCTTGCTCGACATACTTCATTCAATTTTGAATCATCGAAGGATATTGCAATAATTTGTGCTGCAGTTGAAGAATCTCCAGAGTCCTCCTTTCTCAGCTTAAACTTTAAAAGAGAGCTAACATCttcgttgttttttttggtaattATAGCAGAGTAACTATTCATATTCAAGGCTGACTTTTCTGCTTCACCATCTTCATAAAAGCTTTCATCATTTTGATCAAAGGTGCTACTATTTTCAGCCTCAAACAGATCACAATTGTTCATTTTGTCATTTCCAAGAAGAAGTTCCAAGGGGAGCTCTGTAGCAACTATAAATGAACATGTTTGCCATTGTACAATACATTTTACCCTTCCAGTTGTTTTGAGATGGTTCCACTGATGAAAAATAAATTCACTCGGTTTATTCCAGTCTTTCCATGATAATACACACAAACCATCATTGACTGCAATGGCAAGATGCTGTCCATCACTGCTCCATGCACAAGCTTGTAAATTTCTGGAACAAGATGTATAgcttatcaataataataattattagtatttaccaaatctgtgggtagcaattttcgcacattttgattggctcccttaacttggaatatccttggatattcactgttttgcaaacagagagaaaaagGGCGAGTCTTTTCGAaagaaagtttcagaagaagaaattgaagaagtgtttttttatccatctgatttggtaaatgaaCAGGTAATAAACTTTTCCCTCTCGTCTTAAACCAACGGTGGTAAAATAGATGCTGAAGGCAATGATCACTATCATATTACAGTTGAACCTTGATTATCCAGATTTTTTGATTATCCAGACTTACTTCTCTGATGCATGGTTGcagtttttcatgaatattaagcAGTCATATTTTATGTCCACAGCAAGAATGTCTTCCTTCAAATCATGGGATAAAAATGTAATGCATACTGAATCTATTTCGTTTCGAAGCACAAATCTAACAAGTACAGTATCATGCTCACACATACCAGAACTAATACAGGGCATTTTACTGAGCTTTGATTTGCTCACTGGTTTACTCCATTGCcaagtgaaatttcatttactcttcTTCAAGTTATATAGTTTTGTTCTTGTaccattaatattcatatttttgattatcGAACTCTTGATTATCAGGACCATTCAGCCCAGTCCACATAATCCTGATAATTGAGGTTTGACTGTAACATATATCactatcatttttattaacgCATTCGTATCACAATGATTGTTGTTCATGTTGTCTGAGGGTGACTATGAATAGGTTCATGTAAGCATTCCTAGATTTAACTTGCACATTACGCAAATTATACTCACACGTGAAACGTCTTGATTGGGATTACAGTACAACTGAGCTCCTCAGAAATAGACAAAAGTACGGCTGAtgtttttgacaaaatggccACCTGTGAGCGACTTGGGTGCCAAGCATATCCTTGTGGAATGCATTCAGTGGAATATTCCTTCACAAGCTTCACAAAGCCATCGCCTATCTTCCTGAACAAAACCACGaccttttctttcaaaactacCGCTATAAAATAACCATCAGCCCCCCTGGCAAATGAACTGCATAGCACACTATAAACAAATCCTTCAAAttcaccaatcaaattt is a genomic window of Acropora muricata isolate sample 2 chromosome 8, ASM3666990v1, whole genome shotgun sequence containing:
- the LOC136924855 gene encoding WD repeat and coiled-coil-containing protein-like isoform X2 encodes the protein MAATVEFEDCKLLRSTANYLHQSLRNDNETSTDFSFLELAWTDGERVWLSPLQLNSHGRHISIITAKDANLIGEFEGFVYSVLCSSFARGADGYFIAVVLKEKVVVLFRKIGDGFVKLVKEYSTECIPQGYAWHPSRSQVAILSKTSAVLLSISEELSCTVIPIKTFHVNLQACAWSSDGQHLAIAVNDGLCVLSWKDWNKPSEFIFHQWNHLKTTGRVKCIVQWQTCSFIVATELPLELLLGNDKMNNCDLFEAENSSTFDQNDESFYEDGEAEKSALNMNSYSAIITKKNNEDVSSLLKFKLRKEDSGDSSTAAQIIAISFDDSKLNEVCRARVKGLVSPDLLLFQPESDVVVVGSHCSSKLHCFGLLLDNLNSKAEFKAKEILELNPDTKPKGLCLIPGNTDSLLVLLGKTKRLSSIAFPPSGFTEHYDMSLRCLRMEFGNGKIEKLEDKFHQPEDKEHCINQREGFNVSGDKGVELLNCDTLSSLRLPDGSVTRGLSTMLTRDEIPKLISELKPSNSLEFNGESEETFSGDSNEIKAVMSSSLSKLKEKLLSLEKRMNAIGPNQALYPFPESAEFVTVVWTDELTGAVEQNNFLLDKGRLKLKTVKQAFRASLVRISIGGVPCIVSSGEGGFIPVRFMSGSTVQMSGHSRLQKDS
- the LOC136924855 gene encoding WD repeat and coiled-coil-containing protein-like isoform X1, with product MAATVEFEDCKLLRSTANYLHQSLRNDNETSTDFSFLELAWTDGERVWLSPLQLNSHGRHISIITAKDANLIGEFEGFVYSVLCSSFARGADGYFIAVVLKEKVVVLFRKIGDGFVKLVKEYSTECIPQGYAWHPSRSQVAILSKTSAVLLSISEELSCTVIPIKTFHVNLQACAWSSDGQHLAIAVNDGLCVLSWKDWNKPSEFIFHQWNHLKTTGRVKCIVQWQTCSFIVATELPLELLLGNDKMNNCDLFEAENSSTFDQNDESFYEDGEAEKSALNMNSYSAIITKKNNEDVSSLLKFKLRKEDSGDSSTAAQIIAISFDDSKLNEVCRARVKGLVSPDLLLFQPESDVVVVGSHCSSKLHCFGLLLDNLNSKAEFKAKEILELNPDTKPKGLCLIPGNTDSLLVLLGKTKRLSSIAFPPSGFTEHYDMSLRCLRMEFGNGKIEKLEDKFHQPEDKEHCINQREGFNVSGDKGVELLNCDTLSSLRLPDGSVTRGLSTMLTRDEIPKLISELKPSNSLEFNGESEETFSEHFNNNNCLGDSNEIKAVMSSSLSKLKEKLLSLEKRMNAIGPNQALYPFPESAEFVTVVWTDELTGAVEQNNFLLDKGRLKLKTVKQAFRASLVRISIGGVPCIVSSGEGGFIPVRFMSGSTVQMSGHSRLQKDS